A window of Oncorhynchus gorbuscha isolate QuinsamMale2020 ecotype Even-year unplaced genomic scaffold, OgorEven_v1.0 Un_scaffold_634, whole genome shotgun sequence contains these coding sequences:
- the LOC124019598 gene encoding hairy/enhancer-of-split related with YRPW motif protein 1-like gives MRRNHNYSCSTDSELDDNIEVEKDSDDETVNLDSSHDLMSPPKTTRTQARKRRRGIIEKRRRDRINNSLTDLRRLVPSAFEKQGSSKLEKAEILQITVDHLKMIHAASGQGYFEAHALAKDYRSLGFRECLSETARYLSIMEGWNSVDPLRVRLVSHLNNYASQRDIHTGLTGHPGQLAWGSALRTPSAHLPHPLLPLPQGRTLAPHSTSSPPSCSISSSMSSPCSTDTSVTSRLSVTAPSEALRVPPNDNLPLGLALSVSASKLSQPPPLHSSLSAFSFTTFPLVSPAALNSSGSSTTLRNQPYRPWGTEIGAF, from the exons ATGAGACGAAATCACAATTACAGCTGTTCAACTGATAGCGAACTTGATGACAATATAGAAGTGGAGAAGGACAGTGATGACGAAACTGT AAACCTTGACTCTTCGCATGACTTGATGTCACCCCCGAAAACCACTCGCACTCAAGCCAGAAAACGACGCAGAGGA ATTATTGAGAAACGGCGACGTGACCGAATCAACAACAGCCTGACTGATCTCAGAAGACTTGTGCCAAGTGCGTTTGAGAAGCAG GGATCGTCAAAATTGGAAAAAGCTGAAATTTTGCAGATTACTGTGGATCATTTGAAGATGATACATGCTGCCAGCGGACAAG GGTATTTTGAAGCCCACGCCCTGGCCAAGGACTACCGCAGCCTGGGCTTCAGGGAGTGTCTGTCAGAGACGGCCCGCTACCTAAGCATCATGGAGGGCTGGAACAGTGTCGACCCACTCCGCGTACGCCTGGTCTCTCACCTCAACAACTACGCCTCTCAGAGAGACATCCACACTGGATTGACTGGACACCCTGGACAACTAGCCTGGGGCTCCGCTTTGAGGACACCCTCCGCCCACCTGCCACACCCCCTCTTACCACTCCCCCAGGGACGGACACTAGCCCCCCACAGTACCAGCAGCCCACCCTCctgctccatctcctcctccatgtcatCCCCCTGTTCAACTGATACCTCAGTGACCTCCAGACTCAGCGTGACGGCCCCCTCAGAGGCACTCAGGGTGCCCCCCAATGACAATCTACCCCTGGGGCTGGCCCTGTCAGTCTCAGCCTCCAAGCTCTCCCAAccaccacccctccactcctccctgtctgcctTCTCCTTCACAACTTTTCCCCTCGTGTCCCCGGCAGCCCTCAATTCATCAGGCTCCTCCACAACCCTGAGAAATCAGCCTTACAGGCCCTGGGGGACAGAGATTGGGGCCTTCTGA